The following proteins are co-located in the Brevibacillus laterosporus DSM 25 genome:
- a CDS encoding MFS transporter, which translates to MKTKLILYTLAISALVGSLSQNIYTPILQQMQEQLQTSPYLINLSISVFTIALAIMQIVYGPFIDTKGRRAVLLPSLFLYVIASVGCAFSGSISWFLFFRVLQGIGVAAIPVVAATVIGDIFEGSQRAQAMSNYQMLLSLASVIGPLLGGFIGGQSGFTGIFSFLGVTGLIMFIASLVIIPETKPTKGIARTFQLQAYVKVLVHPIGRLVLLLGFAQFYLFYSVLVFLPHVLQNIYGLSAQQTGLAFLPLSLCLMAGSFVSGRLKDKQLGRSEQRLLFTCFLHLIAVVIFTLTANISIGWLLFSLSLYGFSGGYAMPFQSTLLTELFVAERATAIGFYNFIRYVGMAVGPIIGSLLYQDGRFVLTFGVGAIGFAIVILFARKMIRLREKLFFQ; encoded by the coding sequence ATGAAAACAAAATTGATTTTGTATACATTAGCAATCAGCGCGTTAGTAGGATCGCTGTCTCAAAACATCTACACGCCGATCTTACAGCAAATGCAGGAGCAATTACAAACATCACCATACCTGATCAATCTAAGTATTTCTGTGTTCACTATTGCCCTAGCTATCATGCAAATTGTGTATGGCCCCTTTATTGATACGAAAGGACGTAGAGCTGTGTTACTACCTAGTCTGTTCCTCTATGTTATAGCTTCTGTGGGATGCGCCTTTTCAGGAAGCATTTCTTGGTTTTTATTCTTTCGTGTATTACAAGGGATTGGGGTAGCTGCAATACCCGTGGTGGCTGCTACGGTAATTGGAGATATATTCGAAGGATCACAGAGAGCACAAGCAATGAGTAACTATCAGATGCTTCTCTCCTTGGCTTCGGTAATCGGACCGTTGTTAGGCGGGTTTATTGGAGGTCAGAGTGGATTTACGGGTATTTTCTCCTTTTTAGGTGTAACGGGTCTTATTATGTTTATTGCTAGTCTAGTCATTATCCCAGAAACTAAGCCAACAAAGGGAATCGCACGAACATTCCAACTACAAGCCTATGTAAAAGTACTTGTTCACCCGATTGGCCGGCTAGTATTGTTGCTTGGCTTTGCTCAATTCTATTTATTTTACAGTGTGTTGGTGTTTTTACCACATGTACTACAGAACATATATGGCTTATCTGCACAACAAACAGGGCTTGCTTTTTTACCATTGTCCCTATGCTTGATGGCGGGGAGTTTTGTAAGTGGTCGATTAAAAGATAAACAACTGGGGAGAAGCGAACAAAGATTGCTGTTCACTTGCTTTTTGCACCTGATAGCAGTCGTCATTTTTACACTGACAGCAAATATATCTATTGGGTGGCTCTTGTTTAGTTTATCTTTATATGGATTTAGTGGTGGTTATGCCATGCCATTCCAAAGCACGTTACTAACCGAGCTCTTTGTAGCAGAGCGGGCAACGGCGATTGGCTTCTATAATTTTATTCGTTATGTTGGTATGGCGGTAGGACCTATTATCGGTAGCTTATTGTATCAAGATGGACGATTTGTTTTGACATTTGGAGTAGGAGCCATTGGGTTTGCGATTGTCATTTTATTTGCTAGGAAAATGATTAGGCTACGCGAAAAGCTGTTCTTCCAATGA
- a CDS encoding LolA family protein has protein sequence MKKQTLIVVSTLAVMLSAISPFSPVLADRVNAAASKNQQTLTLDQVIAEMNKKTPISTYTEATFTTQNRLIENSPRTATTNYKWWDNTINNEMRIETTKDGRTSFYVSKGGTSTSYKEESMEGNEQAVISSTGVKAAVDNKINNTKQELKKLKKDILSDAKVTFHIVEETLLNRDVYHISKKQEKVRNNQSNVTYNELWIDKKTGLKLKSISNANDKQISEYTVTKVDFHPQFNEKDFTLDLPKDVKIIEN, from the coding sequence ATGAAGAAACAAACGCTTATAGTAGTAAGTACATTGGCAGTAATGTTATCAGCCATATCTCCATTTTCTCCAGTGCTAGCCGATAGAGTGAATGCAGCGGCTAGCAAGAATCAGCAAACTCTAACTCTGGATCAGGTAATTGCTGAAATGAATAAAAAAACGCCGATCTCTACCTATACGGAGGCAACATTTACGACGCAGAATCGACTTATTGAAAACAGTCCTAGAACAGCTACAACGAATTATAAATGGTGGGACAATACGATAAATAATGAGATGCGTATAGAAACTACGAAGGATGGTAGGACGAGTTTTTATGTTAGTAAGGGTGGTACGTCTACTAGTTATAAGGAAGAAAGTATGGAAGGTAATGAGCAAGCTGTAATATCTTCAACGGGAGTAAAGGCTGCTGTCGATAACAAAATTAATAATACAAAGCAAGAATTAAAAAAACTTAAAAAGGATATTCTTTCTGACGCCAAAGTTACTTTTCATATTGTGGAAGAAACGTTGCTTAACCGAGATGTCTATCATATCTCTAAAAAACAAGAGAAGGTAAGAAACAATCAATCTAATGTTACTTATAATGAACTTTGGATAGATAAGAAAACCGGTCTAAAGCTAAAGTCTATTTCGAATGCGAATGACAAACAAATTTCCGAGTATACAGTTACTAAAGTAGATTTTCATCCACAATTCAATGAAAAAGACTTTACTCTTGATTTACCTAAGGATGTCAAAATAATAGAAAACTAG
- a CDS encoding PAS domain-containing protein, with amino-acid sequence MFFKSVQANELTAFVEESRKLRKMVEKNDFSSVFQPSTDNPELKEIAENLNVVLNAMQSFRENVAVRLDLVTEAIEVGLWDMNVIAGDPVNPQNTFTWTNEFRKMVGYRDETDFPNVLDSWASKLHPEDHGQVLEAFEKHLLDHSGKTSYDVEYRLLLKNGEYRWFRATGATVRDPDGIPLRVAGALFDIHDKKMKEQELISLAERYDLINRVLVEAPWDMTVVEGDVINPNNEFWWSPQFRRALGFKDETDFPNVMSSWSSRLHPEDEKRTLEAFANHLNDYSGNTPFDIEYRLCLKNGEYRWYHASGETIRSSRGIPLRVAGTIRDITLEKNKEQVVREMTTQMQHLSDSISDMVKGVNSITNQAQELAIAQDQSTEAANKAKGSADETKNISKFIKEIAEQTNLLGLNAAIEAARAGEQGRGFGIVADEVRKLAVHSANATVNIENSLNDMKELIETILQHIGKMNTLTQTQAALTEQVNSSMDEINKMSQSLVDFTKTL; translated from the coding sequence ATGTTTTTTAAGTCAGTACAAGCTAACGAGCTTACTGCATTCGTAGAGGAAAGTCGAAAATTACGAAAGATGGTTGAAAAAAATGACTTTTCAAGTGTATTTCAACCGTCTACAGATAATCCAGAATTAAAGGAAATTGCTGAGAATCTGAATGTTGTTCTAAACGCCATGCAAAGCTTCAGAGAAAACGTAGCCGTTCGACTTGATTTGGTGACGGAAGCCATTGAAGTGGGTTTATGGGATATGAATGTTATAGCGGGCGATCCTGTAAATCCTCAGAACACCTTTACATGGACGAATGAATTTCGCAAAATGGTAGGCTATCGGGATGAAACGGATTTTCCCAATGTCCTTGATAGTTGGGCATCAAAACTGCATCCAGAAGATCATGGTCAGGTTCTAGAAGCTTTTGAAAAACATCTATTGGACCATTCAGGAAAAACATCTTATGATGTGGAATATCGTTTACTGTTAAAGAACGGCGAATATCGCTGGTTCCGAGCTACTGGGGCAACAGTTCGAGATCCGGATGGCATTCCTTTACGAGTAGCAGGTGCTTTATTTGATATACATGACAAGAAGATGAAAGAACAAGAATTAATATCCTTGGCTGAGCGGTATGATCTTATCAATCGAGTTCTCGTGGAAGCTCCTTGGGATATGACCGTTGTTGAGGGGGACGTTATTAATCCGAATAATGAATTTTGGTGGTCACCTCAATTCCGAAGAGCACTTGGATTTAAAGACGAAACAGATTTCCCAAATGTGATGAGTAGCTGGAGTAGTAGACTTCACCCAGAGGATGAAAAACGGACATTAGAAGCCTTTGCTAATCATTTAAACGATTATAGTGGGAATACTCCATTTGATATTGAATATCGCCTTTGTTTAAAAAATGGTGAGTATCGTTGGTATCATGCCAGTGGTGAAACCATTCGAAGTAGTAGAGGTATTCCACTACGAGTAGCTGGGACGATACGGGATATTACCCTCGAAAAAAACAAAGAACAGGTCGTACGTGAGATGACCACTCAAATGCAGCATCTGTCAGACTCTATTAGCGATATGGTTAAAGGTGTCAATTCAATAACCAATCAGGCACAGGAGCTTGCCATTGCTCAGGATCAATCTACTGAAGCCGCTAATAAAGCAAAAGGTAGTGCAGATGAAACGAAAAATATTTCAAAGTTCATTAAAGAAATTGCTGAACAGACGAATCTATTAGGGTTAAATGCAGCAATTGAAGCAGCTCGTGCAGGTGAACAGGGGCGTGGTTTTGGTATTGTCGCAGATGAGGTAAGGAAATTAGCTGTACATAGTGCAAATGCTACCGTAAACATTGAAAACAGTTTGAATGATATGAAGGAACTCATTGAAACTATTCTACAACATATCGGAAAAATGAATACTCTTACACAGACCCAAGCCGCCTTGACAGAGCAAGTAAATTCATCGATGGATGAGATCAATAAAATGTCACAGTCCTTGGTAGATTTCACTAAAACGTTATAG
- a CDS encoding MFS transporter — protein sequence MKQINPLLIMMLALGVFGIITTEMGIVGVLPQITQKFNITTSQAGILVSIFALVVAISGPFLTLLASGVNRKVILLTAVLMFTIANIVYAYTTSFEVMLAFRILPAIFHPVFFSVALVTAAKLVPPEKSGQAITKVFAGITVGFAFGIPLTSFLAEQLSLEAAFLFGAIVSAIAFAGILFWLPSMPVKEKMSYGKQVSILRKPELWLNIATVICIFAAMFSVYSYFAEYLGQVTHMNGSWISLMLMVFGLIMIFGNFLFGGSLQKSLPKTVISFPLLYMVIYVLAYYLGSCFIPMVVIVCIWGIIHSGGLIISQTWLMTEAKESPEFGNSLFVSFSNLGITLGASIGGWFISQLGIHQLLWSGIAFALLAFLFIMIKIKIFSSAKEEIDVA from the coding sequence ATGAAACAGATTAACCCTCTTCTTATCATGATGCTGGCTTTAGGCGTATTCGGTATCATTACCACTGAAATGGGGATTGTAGGGGTTCTTCCCCAGATCACACAGAAATTTAACATAACAACTTCACAGGCAGGAATACTTGTAAGTATATTTGCTTTAGTCGTTGCTATTTCAGGCCCATTTCTGACATTGCTTGCTTCTGGTGTCAATCGAAAAGTAATTCTGTTAACTGCTGTCCTTATGTTCACGATTGCAAATATTGTTTATGCTTATACAACTAGCTTCGAGGTCATGCTAGCTTTCCGTATTCTGCCTGCTATTTTTCATCCTGTCTTTTTTTCAGTGGCTCTCGTGACCGCAGCCAAGCTTGTCCCTCCAGAAAAAAGCGGGCAAGCAATCACAAAGGTTTTCGCTGGAATAACTGTCGGATTTGCTTTTGGCATCCCTTTGACATCTTTTCTCGCCGAACAATTGTCGTTAGAGGCGGCTTTCCTGTTTGGGGCTATTGTAAGCGCGATTGCTTTTGCAGGAATTTTATTTTGGCTTCCCTCCATGCCTGTAAAAGAAAAGATGTCTTATGGAAAGCAGGTTAGCATATTACGCAAGCCTGAATTATGGTTAAATATCGCTACAGTTATATGTATCTTTGCAGCTATGTTTTCTGTATATAGCTATTTTGCCGAATATCTGGGACAGGTAACACACATGAATGGCTCCTGGATTAGTTTAATGTTGATGGTGTTTGGACTAATTATGATATTTGGCAATTTTTTGTTTGGGGGTTCCTTACAAAAAAGCTTACCTAAGACAGTGATATCGTTTCCGCTTCTATATATGGTAATTTACGTACTTGCTTACTATTTGGGTTCATGTTTCATCCCGATGGTGGTTATCGTATGTATTTGGGGAATCATACATTCTGGTGGTCTTATCATCAGCCAAACCTGGCTCATGACTGAGGCAAAAGAATCTCCTGAGTTCGGCAATAGTTTATTTGTCTCGTTCTCCAATCTTGGAATTACGTTGGGAGCTTCTATTGGTGGCTGGTTTATTTCTCAACTGGGAATCCATCAGCTTCTCTGGAGTGGAATAGCATTTGCATTGCTTGCTTTCCTCTTCATCATGATAAAAATAAAAATATTCAGTTCTGCCAAAGAGGAAATAGATGTGGCGTAA
- a CDS encoding ArsR/SmtB family transcription factor: protein MEPSLIYKALTNETRRQILLWLKNPGKFFDEKPYLQQGLSFQIGVCVGDIQTKSGLAQSVISSYLLTMQKAGLLDSERIGKWTYYRRNEKTIQEFSEYVQKEL, encoded by the coding sequence ATGGAACCTTCATTGATTTATAAAGCACTGACAAACGAGACGCGTAGACAAATCTTGCTATGGCTAAAAAATCCAGGGAAATTCTTTGATGAAAAACCCTATTTACAGCAAGGGCTAAGTTTTCAAATTGGTGTATGTGTGGGCGATATTCAAACGAAATCTGGTTTAGCACAATCAGTCATCTCTAGTTATTTGTTAACCATGCAAAAAGCTGGGCTGTTGGATTCTGAACGAATCGGAAAATGGACGTATTATCGACGAAATGAAAAGACCATCCAGGAATTTTCCGAGTATGTCCAAAAAGAACTATAA
- a CDS encoding ABC transporter permease, with protein MEQINIDRIHQQYKHSVIRTKWLVFLTQLLILLVFLGTWEMAAFFQWIDVLLFSSPSRIWSLFIEKMTDMSLVMHTSVTVLETVIGFILGTLFGTLLAIMIWWSPFLSRVLEPYLIIANSMPKVALGPLFIVGLGPGVISIIATTLSVSIIITAITIYSSFREVNPNYLKVMQTFGASKSQMFAKVIFPATMPTIISSLKVNVGLSWIGVVVGEFLVAQKGLGYLIIYGFQVFNFSLVMVSLFVIALVAALMYQGVSYLEKGLTSQFK; from the coding sequence ATGGAGCAGATTAACATCGATCGCATTCATCAGCAGTATAAACATAGCGTAATACGTACCAAATGGTTGGTTTTTCTCACTCAGCTTCTAATCTTACTCGTTTTTTTAGGTACGTGGGAAATGGCCGCTTTCTTCCAATGGATTGATGTTCTGTTGTTTAGCTCACCTAGTCGAATCTGGAGTTTGTTTATTGAAAAAATGACTGATATGAGCTTGGTGATGCATACCAGCGTAACCGTACTTGAAACCGTCATTGGCTTTATACTTGGAACCCTCTTTGGTACCTTACTCGCCATCATGATTTGGTGGTCTCCATTTTTATCACGAGTGCTGGAGCCTTATTTAATCATTGCAAATAGCATGCCCAAAGTTGCATTGGGTCCTCTGTTTATTGTAGGTTTAGGTCCTGGAGTCATCTCCATTATCGCAACGACACTCTCTGTTTCGATTATTATTACCGCCATAACGATTTATTCTAGCTTCCGTGAGGTTAATCCTAACTATCTGAAAGTCATGCAGACCTTTGGTGCAAGCAAAAGTCAAATGTTTGCCAAAGTGATCTTTCCCGCCACAATGCCTACGATTATTTCTTCTTTAAAAGTAAATGTCGGACTTTCTTGGATAGGCGTTGTTGTTGGAGAATTTTTAGTTGCTCAAAAAGGCTTAGGCTATCTAATTATTTATGGATTTCAGGTTTTCAATTTTTCCCTGGTCATGGTATCTCTCTTCGTCATTGCCCTCGTCGCCGCTTTGATGTACCAAGGTGTAAGCTATTTAGAGAAGGGGCTTACCAGCCAGTTTAAATAG
- a CDS encoding ABC transporter ATP-binding protein gives MLPSPQAKIELNHVTHLYVTPRNAFMAVNNISLHVEEGEFVCLVGPSGCGKTTLLSLIAGLEKPTAGQIYVDGNHLTGTTRKVGYMLQQDYLFNWRTIEENVFLGLEVQGIRTKANEEYALHLLEEMELIHFRKASPQQLSGGMKQRVALVRTLACQPEILLLDEPFSALDHQTKLKLEDLIIETLRRHKKTAILVTHDLQEAVAMGDRIYILDRNPGRIRSEMKIPEIIRQALPFQARQLTGFSDLYNHVWREMEGSSDGAD, from the coding sequence ATGCTCCCTTCTCCTCAAGCAAAAATTGAGTTAAACCATGTCACCCACCTATACGTAACCCCACGCAACGCATTCATGGCAGTCAACAATATTTCCTTGCATGTGGAGGAAGGTGAGTTCGTCTGTTTAGTAGGACCGAGTGGTTGTGGAAAAACCACCTTACTTTCACTCATAGCAGGACTTGAAAAACCTACGGCAGGTCAAATTTACGTAGACGGAAATCACCTAACAGGAACTACTCGTAAGGTAGGCTATATGCTTCAACAAGATTATTTATTTAACTGGCGCACGATAGAAGAGAATGTGTTTCTCGGATTAGAGGTGCAAGGAATCCGTACCAAAGCGAATGAAGAATATGCCTTGCATCTCCTAGAAGAGATGGAGCTGATTCACTTTCGCAAGGCTTCCCCACAGCAATTATCTGGCGGAATGAAACAACGTGTAGCCTTGGTCCGAACACTTGCCTGTCAACCAGAAATCCTGCTTCTAGATGAACCCTTCTCCGCTCTGGATCACCAGACGAAGCTTAAACTTGAAGATCTTATTATTGAAACCTTGCGTCGCCACAAAAAAACGGCTATTTTAGTCACCCATGATTTACAAGAAGCAGTAGCTATGGGAGACCGAATCTACATATTAGATCGAAATCCGGGACGCATTCGTTCGGAAATGAAGATACCAGAGATCATCCGTCAGGCGTTGCCGTTCCAAGCTCGACAATTGACCGGCTTCTCCGATCTGTATAACCATGTGTGGAGAGAGATGGAGGGAAGTTCTGATGGAGCAGATTAA
- a CDS encoding ABC transporter substrate-binding protein: protein MKRFLILGIILCLGLACFLSGCSSSNSNRIRVGEVTRSLFYAPQYVALEKEFFKEEGLEVEVTTTWGGDKTMTSLLSDGIDVALVGSETSIYVDQQGPQDPIINFAQLTQTDGTFLVARSKPKHFSWDQVKGKVFLGQRKGGMPQMVGEFVLKKNSIDPQKDATVLQNIEFKNIPSAFASGTGDFVQLFEPTASQFEQEGIGYVVSSFGKESGNVPYTSYMTKQSYILKNKTNIQRFTNAIYKGQQWVHSHTAEEVAKVITPYFSDVKADILTRSVKRYQEQATYSATPLLKKDDWELLLEIMKAAGELKQSVTYEKLVNDTFAKQALGGK, encoded by the coding sequence ATGAAACGTTTCCTTATCCTAGGCATTATTCTTTGCCTAGGTCTTGCCTGTTTTTTGAGCGGTTGCTCCAGCAGTAATTCGAATAGAATCCGAGTAGGAGAGGTGACTCGCTCCCTTTTCTACGCCCCACAATACGTTGCTTTAGAAAAGGAATTTTTTAAAGAAGAAGGGTTAGAAGTCGAAGTAACAACCACTTGGGGTGGCGATAAAACAATGACCTCCCTCTTATCTGATGGAATTGATGTCGCATTGGTAGGTTCTGAGACCAGCATTTATGTAGATCAACAAGGTCCGCAAGATCCAATCATCAATTTTGCCCAGCTCACCCAAACCGATGGTACATTCCTCGTCGCTCGTTCTAAACCAAAGCACTTCTCTTGGGATCAGGTAAAAGGCAAGGTATTTCTTGGCCAACGAAAAGGTGGTATGCCCCAGATGGTCGGAGAGTTTGTACTGAAAAAAAACAGCATTGATCCCCAAAAAGATGCCACCGTTCTGCAAAACATTGAATTTAAAAATATCCCGTCTGCCTTCGCCTCAGGTACTGGAGATTTTGTGCAACTCTTTGAACCAACAGCATCGCAATTTGAACAAGAAGGCATCGGTTATGTAGTCTCCTCCTTTGGTAAGGAAAGCGGTAATGTTCCCTATACCAGCTATATGACCAAACAAAGCTACATCCTGAAAAATAAAACAAACATTCAGAGATTTACTAACGCCATTTATAAAGGGCAACAATGGGTACATTCTCATACTGCCGAAGAAGTGGCAAAAGTGATTACTCCCTATTTTTCGGATGTAAAAGCAGATATCCTCACTCGTTCCGTTAAGCGCTATCAGGAACAGGCTACTTATTCAGCTACTCCCTTACTAAAAAAAGACGACTGGGAATTATTACTGGAAATTATGAAAGCTGCTGGAGAGCTGAAACAATCAGTGACTTATGAAAAACTAGTGAATGATACGTTTGCCAAACAGGCGTTAGGAGGTAAATAG
- the rnz gene encoding ribonuclease Z — translation MQIVFLGTSSGAPTTKRNVSGIGLRLMDRGTWWLIDCGEGTQHQIMRSVLNISQLENIFITHLHGDHLYGLIGMLASRSLRGADTGGITLYGPKGIDEYVQAIMRISPVHLQYPLIIKVVEEGIIYEDDTIVVEAAKVKHRVPAFAYSMTEKPRPGAFKIELAKEAGIPKGPMYAQLKAGGSIQLEDGRVFHGKDFVNPPQPGLKVAFSGDTVPCQNMVRLAQGADMLVHESTYVHQHLELAERSGHSTAKQAAEIAVAAEVKGLLLTHLSPRYDIEDGSITLDDMLQEAEEVFPNTQIAQDLGVYEVKRTRLL, via the coding sequence ATGCAAATTGTTTTTCTTGGAACTAGCTCAGGAGCCCCTACCACTAAGCGGAATGTATCGGGTATCGGACTTCGTCTCATGGATAGAGGCACGTGGTGGCTCATTGATTGCGGGGAAGGTACGCAACACCAAATCATGCGTTCTGTGCTAAATATTTCGCAGTTGGAAAATATATTTATTACGCATTTGCATGGCGATCATTTATACGGATTAATCGGGATGCTTGCCAGTCGTTCTCTAAGAGGGGCTGATACAGGTGGAATAACGCTATATGGTCCAAAAGGCATTGATGAATATGTACAGGCTATTATGCGTATTAGTCCAGTTCATTTACAGTATCCCCTTATCATTAAAGTGGTGGAGGAAGGAATTATTTACGAGGATGATACCATTGTTGTAGAAGCGGCAAAGGTAAAGCATCGTGTTCCAGCTTTTGCCTATTCGATGACGGAGAAGCCCCGTCCTGGTGCGTTTAAGATTGAATTGGCAAAAGAAGCGGGTATTCCAAAAGGACCGATGTATGCTCAGCTTAAAGCTGGAGGGAGTATTCAATTAGAGGATGGCAGGGTTTTTCATGGTAAAGACTTTGTGAACCCACCTCAGCCAGGTCTTAAGGTCGCATTTAGTGGAGATACTGTACCTTGTCAAAATATGGTGCGTTTAGCCCAAGGAGCAGATATGCTCGTGCATGAATCTACTTATGTACATCAGCATTTAGAATTAGCTGAACGAAGTGGTCATTCAACTGCTAAACAAGCAGCGGAAATCGCTGTTGCAGCAGAAGTAAAAGGCTTGTTGCTTACGCATTTGAGCCCGCGTTATGATATTGAGGATGGATCGATTACTCTTGATGATATGCTACAGGAAGCGGAGGAGGTTTTTCCAAACACACAGATTGCCCAGGATCTTGGTGTTTATGAAGTGAAAAGAACGCGTTTGTTGTAA
- a CDS encoding pyridoxamine 5'-phosphate oxidase family protein has translation MKVPIDFTVQTEAQLRKVVGSPSEALMGKKLPTLEEQSRYFIQHSSIVCATTKQKNGLLHASMFGGEKGFVRSIAENSLLIPIKEDGDYMRMIENINANPFIGLLFFVQGVSETLRVNGRASIVREKELLTVHFPTDQQLVAAIQVEVEECFLHCAKAFFRSKLWDSTTYLPNYHAEMPSTGDLFLRQTILNEQMQSFMKYSPFICLGSSQMEGGADISPKGDPAGFVQIVDEQTILIPDRPGNKICDNFQNILINPYICVLFFVPGVDQILSIQGKASIVKEAKLLEPLSIEGKCPALGIWIEIEEVTLSYSQAMVNAGLWNPANQIDRKTTFPTMGEMVMKQLAHSKYIKGMSAKAFDDMANQEYKQRLY, from the coding sequence ATGAAGGTGCCCATAGATTTCACAGTGCAAACGGAAGCTCAGTTGCGAAAAGTAGTAGGTTCTCCGTCTGAGGCTTTAATGGGAAAAAAATTACCCACATTAGAGGAGCAAAGCCGCTACTTCATTCAGCATTCGTCCATTGTATGTGCCACAACGAAGCAAAAGAATGGTCTCTTACATGCGTCTATGTTCGGTGGGGAGAAAGGCTTTGTCCGTTCCATTGCTGAGAATAGTTTGCTTATTCCAATAAAAGAAGATGGGGACTACATGCGCATGATTGAAAATATCAATGCGAATCCATTCATCGGGCTATTATTTTTTGTACAAGGAGTGAGTGAAACCCTACGAGTCAATGGTAGAGCCAGCATTGTTAGAGAAAAAGAATTACTGACCGTTCATTTTCCAACAGATCAGCAGCTAGTAGCAGCGATACAGGTAGAGGTCGAGGAGTGTTTTTTACATTGTGCCAAAGCCTTTTTTCGCTCTAAGCTGTGGGATTCTACAACCTATCTGCCTAATTATCATGCGGAGATGCCTTCAACAGGTGACCTCTTCCTTCGACAGACTATCCTAAACGAACAAATGCAATCGTTTATGAAGTACTCTCCATTTATTTGTCTCGGCTCCAGTCAAATGGAGGGGGGAGCTGATATATCGCCCAAGGGTGATCCAGCAGGGTTTGTACAAATAGTAGACGAACAAACCATTTTAATTCCTGATCGTCCCGGGAACAAAATTTGCGATAATTTTCAAAATATACTTATTAATCCGTATATATGCGTTCTCTTTTTTGTTCCGGGTGTGGATCAGATCCTCAGTATTCAAGGCAAAGCATCTATTGTAAAAGAAGCAAAATTATTAGAACCTTTATCAATAGAAGGCAAATGCCCAGCGTTAGGCATATGGATAGAGATTGAAGAAGTGACCTTGTCTTACTCTCAAGCAATGGTGAATGCTGGATTATGGAATCCAGCCAATCAAATAGATCGAAAGACGACGTTCCCTACGATGGGAGAGATGGTGATGAAACAACTAGCCCATTCTAAATATATAAAAGGGATGAGTGCCAAAGCTTTTGATGACATGGCAAACCAAGAGTACAAGCAGCGTTTATATTAA
- a CDS encoding DMT family transporter: protein MLQQSRIKPALYLTFLVLMWGVNWPLSKYALTYTPPLLFAGLRTFIGGLILISFAILQRKQLHLKGTWHIYLIASVLNIILYYGFQTIGLQYMPAGLFSAIVFLQPVLLGIFSWLWLGESMYGLKILGLLLGFFGVVSLTTDGFTGSMSIWGIMLAIASSFSWAFGTVYMKKTAAQVDSIWMTAIQITFGGIVMLGSGSAVESWSDIAWNTLFIVVTLFISIFVIALGWLVYFKLLATIEASKVGAFTFLIPLISVIISVLFLNEKVTINLIAGLVLITGSIVLVNFKPKRLNKTSKIAIHR, encoded by the coding sequence ATGCTTCAACAATCTCGTATAAAGCCGGCTCTATATCTCACATTTTTGGTTCTTATGTGGGGCGTTAACTGGCCACTTTCCAAATACGCATTAACCTATACACCACCATTACTGTTCGCTGGCTTGAGGACATTTATCGGTGGCCTTATTTTAATTTCCTTTGCAATATTACAACGCAAACAGCTTCACTTAAAAGGAACATGGCATATCTATCTCATTGCCTCCGTTTTGAACATTATTCTCTACTATGGCTTTCAAACCATAGGATTACAGTACATGCCAGCTGGACTATTCTCGGCTATCGTATTTCTTCAGCCTGTACTACTCGGTATTTTTTCCTGGCTTTGGCTTGGAGAATCAATGTACGGATTAAAAATCCTCGGTCTCTTGTTAGGATTTTTCGGAGTTGTCTCGTTAACCACCGATGGGTTTACTGGAAGCATGTCAATCTGGGGGATTATGCTCGCCATCGCCTCTTCCTTCAGTTGGGCCTTTGGGACGGTCTATATGAAAAAAACAGCAGCACAGGTAGATTCTATTTGGATGACGGCAATACAGATTACATTTGGTGGTATCGTTATGCTGGGTTCAGGTTCAGCTGTTGAAAGCTGGTCTGACATTGCTTGGAATACTTTGTTTATCGTTGTTACTCTTTTTATATCAATTTTCGTCATTGCATTAGGCTGGCTTGTTTATTTTAAACTACTCGCTACAATCGAAGCCAGCAAGGTGGGGGCTTTTACCTTTCTCATTCCACTCATCTCCGTCATTATTAGCGTACTTTTCCTCAATGAGAAGGTGACAATTAACCTGATCGCTGGACTTGTCTTGATTACCGGAAGCATTGTATTGGTTAATTTCAAACCAAAACGTTTGAACAAAACGTCTAAAATTGCGATACATCGATAA